The Bradyrhizobium sp. CCGB01 genome segment TGCCGCACCCGTCGTCGCGATGACGCCAAAGCGTCCGCCGCGCGCTGAGACCTACGCACGGATGGCGCGGGAGACCGCTGTGCGCGTGATTCCGCCGCTGGTCGTGATCGCGCTGCTGACGCTGGTGTGGGAGCTGGTCTGCCGCCGCGCCGGCTCGGCCCTGCCGCCGCCGTCAAAGGTATTCAAGGACACCCAGGAATTGATCCTTGATCCGTTCTTCGACCATGGCGGCATCGACAAGGGCCTGTTCTGGCATCTCTCCGCAAGCCTTCAGCGCGTCGCGCTCGGCTATTCACTGTCCGCGATCGCCGGCATCGCGCTCGGCGTGCTGGTCGGTCAATCGGTCTGGGCGATGCGCGGGCTCGATCCGCTGTTCCAGGTGCTGCGCACCATTCCGCCGCTCGCCTGGCTGCCGCTCTCGCTTGCGGCGTTCCGTGACGGCCAGCCTTCGGCGATCTTCGTCATCTTCATCACCTCGATCTGGCCGATCATCATCAACACCGCGGTCGGCATCCGCAACATCCCGCAGGACTACCGCAATGTCGCGGCCGTCGTGCAGCTCAACCCGCTCGAGTTCTTCGGCAAGATCATGATTCCGGCGGCGGCGCCCTACATCTTCACTGGCTTGCGCATCGGCATCGGCCTGTCCTGGCTCGCCATCATCGCGGCCGAAATGCTGATCGGCGGCGTCGGCATCGGCTTCTTCATCTGGGACGCCTGGAACTCCTCGCACATCAGTGAGATCATCCTGGCGCTGTTCTATGTCGGCATCGTCGGCTTTGTGCTCGATCGCCTGATCGCGGGCCTCGGCAAGATCGTCACCCGCGGCACGGCGCAGAATTGAGGGAGAAGAGCGCATGACCACCTATCTGAAGCTCGACCACATCGACAAGATCTTCACCCGCGGCGCTGCGACGACCGAAGTGCTCAAGGACATCAACCTCTCGATCGAGAAGGGCGAATACGTCTCGATCATCGGCCATTCCGGTTGCGGCAAGTCGACTTTGCTCAACATCATCGCAGGCCTGACCGGCGCCTCGACCGGAGGCG includes the following:
- the ntrB gene encoding nitrate ABC transporter permease; the encoded protein is MNMPATKIEVETAMPAVVAAPVVAMTPKRPPRAETYARMARETAVRVIPPLVVIALLTLVWELVCRRAGSALPPPSKVFKDTQELILDPFFDHGGIDKGLFWHLSASLQRVALGYSLSAIAGIALGVLVGQSVWAMRGLDPLFQVLRTIPPLAWLPLSLAAFRDGQPSAIFVIFITSIWPIIINTAVGIRNIPQDYRNVAAVVQLNPLEFFGKIMIPAAAPYIFTGLRIGIGLSWLAIIAAEMLIGGVGIGFFIWDAWNSSHISEIILALFYVGIVGFVLDRLIAGLGKIVTRGTAQN